A window from Temnothorax longispinosus isolate EJ_2023e chromosome 1, Tlon_JGU_v1, whole genome shotgun sequence encodes these proteins:
- the LOC139813050 gene encoding nose resistant to fluoxetine protein 6-like → MLQRQLAFIFCIYTNLAALFCVSAHSEFNDARIQTLPAYEIASKADLLNLTTCRKELQNFRDAVNQRILWSLKVLDSSGGFESGFLYGNSYWLGSHSQCLDTMNTIPLQISQRKILNNTLYRDPRKEFPPFQINYFVAHFRHNNTIQYHVNIFGEDVITIGLCLPASCTTNNISFILEKIFHNRVVVIGDLYSAGIQLIQVKDLNDDNKRLPNNVLHFICIGFGFSFLMTTIGTLYDIFVYQKRVKKNKANKTRVENMSEEIGIKANLSSHWKSQVGEILICFSVYTNTRKIFDTKLDADTIPVIHGLKFLSICLIIMFHSAYYALDFFDNKVWLWRFSESYGAYIFDIGLIAVDIFFFSSGCLITYTYLRDKTDKVLIKPINEEKLVEFLIYVIKRFIRLTPTYMMVLGISQLSSAWFDKTSQFYVYERSHETCAKYWWRNLLYINNLFSLDAMCMSWSWYLANDMQFYIIAVALLILLTIYFYAAVTILSALLIGSIILNGYVSYIYEYVPTFDEQQRLLDVLYIPPWMRISPYIIGIITGYILRKLKNNLFFKNKMIIFCWCFAIICKIFVITVLYNRHISILATSIYVALHRILWTIGTAWIVIACSTKHGGIINQLLSFKGWMPLSRLTYCVYLLNPVIIRSTRLYSETSIHFEFLPFVVMILGYIMIIYVCSYALCLMIEMPSILLMKMFIKYCNSMHRKEL, encoded by the exons ATGTTGCAACGGCAACTTGCGTTTATTTTCTGTATCTATACGAACTTAGCTGCGTTATTTTGTGTCTCTGCACATTCAGAATTTAATGATGCTCGTATTCAGACACTACCTGCTTATGAAATTGCTTCAAAAGCCGATCTTCTTAACTTAACAACATGCCGAAAAGAGTTACAGAATTTTCGAGACGCTGTCAATCAACGGATACTGTGGAGCTTGAAAG tattagaTTCCAGTGGCGGCTTTGAATCAGGTTTTCTTTACGGAAACAGTTATTGGCTGGGCAGTCACAGTCAGTGTCTTGATACGATGAATACGATTCCTCTACAGATCTCACAgcggaaaatattaaataacacaCTATATCGCGATCCGCGAAAGGAATTTCCGCctttccaaataaattattttgtagcTCATTTTAGACACAACAATACTATTCAATatcatgtaaatatttttggcgag GATGTGATTACGATCGGACTCTGTTTACCAGCATCGTGCactacaaataatattagtttcattttggagaaaatatttcataatagaGTTGTCGTAATCGGTGATCTCTATTCCGCGGGCATCCAGCTAATCCAGGTTAAAGATCTAAATGATGATAATAAAAGGCTACCTAATAATGTGTTACATTTTATCTG TATAGGCTTCGGGTTTTCTTTTCTCATGACAACAATTGGAACGTTATACGATATATTTGTGTATCAAAAAcgtgtaaagaaaaataaggcGAATAAAACTC GGGTGGAAAACATGTCCGAGGAAATAGGAATAAAAGCAAATTTGTCTTCACATTGGAAAAGTCAAGTtggagaaatattaatatgtttctcCGTTTACacaaatacgagaaaaatatttgacacGAAATTAGATGCTGACACAATACCCGTCATTCATggtttaaaatttctaagcATATGTTTGATAATCATGTTTCACAGTGCATATTATGCATTGGATTTTTTCG ATAATAAAGTATGGTTATGGAGATTCAGTGAGAGTTATGGTGCTTATATATTTGACATTGGACTCATAGCagttgatatattttttttttcaagcggATGTTTGATAACTTATACGTATTTGCGAGATAAAACAGACAAAGTACTAATTAAGCCGATTAATGAAGAAAAACTAGTTGAATTCCTTATCTATGTAATAAAGAGATTTATTCg acTGACGCCGACTTATATGATGGTGTTAGGAATATCGCAATTAAGCTCGGCTTGGTTTGATAAGACATCACAATTTTACGTGTATGAAAGGTCGCACGAAACTTGTGCGAAATACTGGTGGAGAAATCTTCTGTAcataaataatctatttagTCTAGATGCAATG tGCATGAGTTGGAGTTGGTATCTAGCTAATgatatgcaattttatataattgctgTGGCACTGCTGATTTTGTTGACTAT ATACTTCTATGCCGCTGTTACGATACTGAGTGCACTTTTAATAGGCTCAATTATTCTTAACGGTTATGTTTCATACATTTACGAATATGTCCCGAC ATTTGATGAACAGCAAAGACTTTTAGATGTCTTATATATCCCACCATGGATGAGAATAAGTCCATATATTATTGGAATAATTACAGGTTACATTTTGAGGAAATTGAAGAATAATTTGTTCttcaaaaat aaaatgataattttttgttggtGCTTTGctattatttgcaaaatattcgtAATAACTGTCCTTTACAATCGACACATATCCATTCTAGCTACTTCTATTTATGTAGCACTGCATAGAATACTTTGGACTATAGGCACTGCATGGATTGTAATAGCGTGTTCTACTAAACACGGAG GTATCATTAATCAGTTACTCTCATTCAAAGGCTGGATGCCTCTTAGCAGGCTCACATATTGCGTTTATCTTTTAAATCCGGTCATCATACGATCGACTCGTTTATACAGTGAAACATCAattcattttgaatttctgcCTTTT GTTGTTATGATTTTAGGATACATTATGATCATTTACGTTTGCTCTTATGCCTTGTGTTTGATGATAGAGATGCCCTCTATCTTGTTAATGAAAATGTTTATCAAGTACTGCAATAGTATGCATAGAAAGgaattgtaa